The genomic interval TAAATTAACAGAATGGGTAGGTATTTCTTCAGCGTCAATAGTTAATGTTATTGTGCCGTCTTCTTCATGGTGAAGATCAGCGGGATAATTACAGTCCGGGGTAAGGCCGAACGAAACCAATTCGCCGGGAACATTTAAATCAACAATGTGATGGTCAGCGGCATTTACAAATGAAATGCCATCTTTTAAACTTTTGAAAAGTGCACTCTTGGTTTCAGCGACTTTTTCGATTGTGCCGAATCCTTCTAAGTGAGCCGGCGCAATATTGGTTATAACACCGTGGGTAGGGCGGGCGATTTCGCACAGGTCCTTAATATCCCCCGGTTGATTGGCGCCCATTTCTACTATAGACGCTGAATGTTCTCCAGTTAATTGCAGTATAGTGAGGGGGAGTCCGATGGATGTATTAAAATTGCCTTCAGTGGCGTGAACAATAAATTGAGTGGATAATATATGTTTTAACAATTCTTTTGTGGATGTTTTACCATTTGAGCCGGTGATGCCAATAACGGGCAAACTAAACTGTTCTCGCCAAGCAGTGGAAACATCGGCGATAGCTTTTACAGGATCCTTAACAACGATTTGGACACCATCAACATTTTCATCAATTTTATTGACCAATGCGCATGCGGCACCATTTCCAAATACATTTTTGAGAAACACATGTCCATCCACACGTTCACCTTCGATGGCGATATATAGATCGCCGGGCTGAACTTCTCTACTGTCAGTAACGATACCTTTTATTTCAGTCTTTAATTGTGAACCCAAAGCTTGTTCAAATATTTTTGCGAAATTTTCTGGATTCGGTAGATCAATTCGCATGGATGAATTCCTCAATTATTTCAATATCGGAATAAGGATGTTTCACACCTTCGATTTCTTGGTAATTCTCACGGCCTTTTCCCAAAACAACAAGGGTGTCATTTTGATTTAAACTTGCCATTGCTTCTTTTAAAGCAATACTGCGATCATAAAATAACTGGTGTTTATCTTCAGAAAGGCCACTGACAATTTCGTTATTAATATCGTCTAAATTTTCTGACCGGGGGTTATCTGGCGTAATGAATAATTGATCAGCATATTTTTCGGAAATTCGACCCATTTCAGGACGTTTTGTTGCATCACGATCACCGCCGCATCCAAATAAAACTAATATGTTGGCATTTGGTTTTTTCATAGTCGAGATGGTTTGTAAAACTTTTTCATAGGCATCGGGTGTATGAGCATAATCCACAATTACCGACTCTCCATTCGGCAGTTGAAATACTTCCATTCTTCCGGGGATGGCGGTGCATTGAGATAAGCCATCTCGAATTACAATAGGATCAATCCCGAGTGAAACAGCAATACTAACGGCACATAAAATATTTTCTACATTGAAATCTCCAATCAGAGAAGAAGAAATTGAGACTACAATTTCCCCCGCTATGATCTTTCCTCGGATTCCATTTAAGTCTGATGATAATTCTGAAAAATGAATATCGGCGGCACCATTTTTAGAAATGCTCACCACCGGCGCTTGGGATTCTTTTGCCATAGCCAGCCCCAAAGCATCATCATGATTAATAATGGCCGTTCCTGTAATGGGCAAGGCATGAAACAGCTTTGCTTTCGCATGGAAATATTCATCCATTGATTTATGGTAATCCAAATGCTCGGGGGAGAGGTTGGTGAAAGCACCCATATTAAAATCGACATCAGCGACCCGCAACTGGTCTAAGGCATGGGAAGACACTTCCATTACAACATGAGTAAATCCTTTGTTCAATAATTCCCGAAATATTTTTTGCAAACTGATTGGGTCTGGTGTCGTTAATGTTTTTTCAGGAGCGTATCCTTCAGCAATTATACCTAAAGTGCCCAATTGAGCACCTTTAATCCCAGCTTTCTTCAGGATTCCATGAACAAGGGAAGCTGTCGTTGTTTTGCCATTTGTTCCCGTAATACCGATAACTGTTAATTCTTTTGTGGGGTGGCCATAATATTCGGCAGCCACGCGACTGGCCGCTAATCTTGGATTAGCAACTTTGATATTCGGTACCGATAATTCGCCCATATCCCTGCCGTTGGAAATAACTGCAGAAGCGCCTTTTTCAATAGCCTGAGAAATGAAATCGTGGCCATCAACTTCGGCACCATAGATGGCGACGAACAAACTTCCATCAGTTACATCCCCGGAATGTGTGCAAATATTTTTTACACTAGTGGATGGCAAAGATGCATCATTCCTGGCAATATCTTTTACAAGTTTACTTAGCTGCATTTAATTCAAGCCCATAGTGCATAAAGACCCGGGCAACTTTTTTGTTCCCGGGGTGGGACTTTGCCAAATCACATGACCCGATCCCGTAAAATTAGCTCGCATGTTAGAGGCGATTAATACCCGTTTGGCTTTACGAATACTCATGCCGCGCACATCAGGAACGATTGTATATCCATCTTGGTATTTTGGATAAGCCGCAACTGTATTAATGGGTATCATTTCTAATTTATCGTATTGATTTGCATCAACATAAATGGGTTTTGATTTAGGTTTATGGTATTGAATTGAATCATCCATATTGATGATTCGCTGGGCAATTCGTCGAAATACTGGCGCGGCACCATATCCACCCCAATGGTAGCCATATCGTGGCTCATCTAGAACGACAACACATACCACTTGAGGGTCCTCTGCTGGGAAGAATCCAGCAAAGTTTGATATATATTTGCTTTGAGAATATGACCCTTCCATGAATTTATGGGCTGTACCCGTTTTGCCCGCAACAGACCAACCTTGAATATTGGCTTTCGTCCCCGTCCCTGTTTGAACGACCTGAACTAACATATCTTTAATTGCAGCCATAATTTCCGGATCAGCAACTTTGCGAATTACTTCAGGCTTTTCGGTATAAACGACTTTACCGTCCTGAGAAAGGATTTGCTTAACTAATCGGGGCTTAAGTAGAAAACCGCCATTAGCGATGGATGAATAAGCTGATGCGAGTTGTATCGTTGTTACCGCCACTTCATAGCCGATAGAAACTTCGGCCAAAGATATTTCGCTCCAATCTTTAGTTTTGCGAAGGGTCCCTTGGATTTCACCCGGGAACCGAATTCCCGTAGCTATACCAAATCCGAAATTTCTAGAAAATTTATAAAGGGGATTCCTGCCAAGCTTCTGGGCAATTTTGATGGTTCCTACATTACTGGAATGGGCAATAATTTGGGGGAATGTAAGTAGTCCAAATTTTTCATGGTCTGTAATTATTTTACCCGCCACCAAAAATTGGCCGTCTTCACAATAAAATTCATCATAGAGTGAAACAGTTCTTGTGGCGACAGCTGCTGTGGCAGCAACAATTTTATACGTTGATCCCGGTTCAAATTGATCTGTGATTACGCGGTTCTTTTGATTCTCAATAGGGGCGGCCCCAGGCTGGTTTGGATTGTAGTCCGGCAGGGAAGCCATGGCCAGGATGGCGCCGGTTTGAGGATCCATTAAAATGCCCATTGCACCTTTGGCGTCTGTCTCTTTCACCCGACGAGCTAATTCTTCCTGGAGGATACTTTGATATTCAAGGTCGATAGTCAATTGAATATTGGAGCCATCAACCGGCGGTTTAATGGGAAAGCTTGTTTTGAATTGGGATCGCCCTTTACCATTTACCGATTTAACCACCCAACCGTGAGTTCCAGACAAATGGTTATCATATTCTTTTTCAATTCCCGTGAGGCCTTTGTCATCCACATTTGTGAAGCCGATCACCTGAGACGCGACATAGGTATGGGGATAAGATCGTCTTGATTTTCGATCGACAACCAACCCGGGTATACGTTGACCTAAAATTGTTTCAACCTTTTTCCGACGAAGGTTTCGATCCAGGTAAACAAATTCAGCTTTTGAATCCAATTTTTTTAAATAATAATCCGCCTCTCGCCCGGTGGATTCTGAAATTAAGTTGGCAAACTTTACCTTATCCTTAATTTTTGTGGGATGGGCAGCTAGGGAATAATGAATAATATTTCGCGTGAGAGGCGTATTGTTGGTGTCGTATATATTTCCACGGACCGCCAGAAGGGGCTCCTGCCTTTTACCTTGCCGAATACCCTGTTCGCGATAGGATTCGCTATCAATGACCATGATCTGAAAAAGGCGCGCAGAAAGTCCCACCCATGCAAAAATAAGGAAACAGGAAAGGACCGTAACCCGCGAGCGGAATTTCAGATAAGTCTTAGTCAATTTGTGCCGGCTAAAATATTTTCGTTTATAACAATCATTAAGGTTTCTGGCTGGGCCGGCACCATTTTCAATTCAGTCCGCGCAACTTGCGATATACGATCTCCCCGGGAAAGCTGGGCAATATCCATTATTAATTCAACCACAGAATTATCCAACACGCGGGCAACTTCGTTTTGGATTTCAATGGCCAGCATGGTTTCATCCACTTCGGTATAGACCCATAGATAAACAATTAGCCCAACGATAGAAAGGATAGTGGTTGAAAAGAAAAGGAGCGTTTGAAAGAATTCTCGATTTTTCTTTGTCCGGCGTTTGCGTTTTTTAGGATGCATTAAACGATCCTTTCTGCTGCCCGGAGCTTAGCACTACGGGAGCGACTGTTTTCGGCTTGTTCATCCTCAGAAGGGGTGATTGGTTTTTTAGTGAGCACCTTTAGCTCTCCTGCCTGCTTTAAGGATCGAAATGCATGTTTAACCATCCTGTCTTCGAGTGAATGGTAGGACATGATAACAACTCGACCGCCAACAGCGAGGTGGTCAAAAAAAATGTCGAGAAATGATGCGAGTTTTTCCAACTCGCCGTTTACCGCGATACGTATGGCTTGGAATACGCGCGCCAGGGATTTGCGTCTTTGTTGTGGAGGGGTAGACCTGCGGACGGCTTCCTTTAGGTCGGCAACCGTGGACAGGTTCGAAAAATTTTTTATTGATCGGGCAATTCTTCGGGAATGTCGTTCTTCACCAAATTGGTAAATAATATTAGCCAATTCATTGTCGGAAGAACGAGAAATAAGTTCAGCGGCTGTTTCTCCTGAATTCCCGTTAAAGCGCATATCTAACTGGCCTTCGGACTCAAAGGCGAATCCCCGCGAATCAGAATCTAGCTGCATAGAGGAGAGACCTAAGTCTAGTAATATACCATTCACTTTAGATATCCCCAAACGGTTAAGGATATCAGGGAATTTGTGGTAAGAAGATTGGTGGACAGAAATGGGACGTGCGGAGGCACCAAACAGGTTTTCGCATATTTGAAGTGCCTCCGCATCCCGGTCAATTCCTATCAGCTGCCCTTGGGAGGAGAGCCTGTTTAGGATTTGTGTGGCGTGCCCGCCAGCCCCGACAGTACCATCTAGGTAGATGCCCTTGGGCTGCAGGTTTAAGTATTCCATTACTTCGGAAACCATCACAGGAATATGGGGGAGTGAGTGTTCCTGCGATACTTGCGCGATCATTATAAAATGATTTGATTTGCCAGTTCATCAAATTCAGATGAATCGATTTTTTGCGATTCTTTATCAGCGGAATCCAATAATTTGGGATTCCAAATTTCAATTTTATTTACCATACCTAAGATGAGAGCATCTTTCCCCAACTGGGCATATTCAATCAAATTTGGCGTAATGGCAATTCGCCCCTGTTTATCATATTGAACAGATGATGCATATCTGACCGTACTACGAACGAAGGAACGGTTAATTCGAGATAGGGAGGAGAGCTTACGAAGTTCATCTTCAATTGATTGCCAGACTATAGCAGGATAGACCCAAACGCATGAATCCATACCCCGAGTGATTACAAAGGATTGGTCATTGTCTGCCGTAAGCACATTCCGGAATTTGGCCGGAATATTGACGCGCCCTTTGGTATCTAATGAATATGAAAATTCGCCAGTAAATGTATTTTTATTTATCGTCATGCCCAAAATCGTTAGGGATTATTACCCACAACTACCCATAATCTATCCCCTGTTCCCCACTTATGTCAATATATATTATGAAAAAATTATACCATCCCCACGGCAGTTGTAGGGATTGGATAAACGGTTACTTTAAAGTTTTGTGGGGTTAGCTCTTCGGGAGGAAGTGCTGGATGATGACGGATTTGTCACCGGCAGAGAGGGATATGCGAACAGGGTTTGATGACGAATTGAATGAGTTTAATACTGATCCATTCAAGTAAAGGTTTAACCCTTGAGTATGTTTAAAAAGAATATCGAAAGTTAGAACGAATTCATAAATGCGAATATCGCCGGAGGGTAATATTTCTTCAATGGAATTTAATGTGTCTGTTTTAGATCGGAACCAGACTCGCTCTGCAGTGGCCAGTTTCAATTGGTACGGTTGTTTTGCTTCCATGATTTGTACAGATTCGGATAAAACATCAAAGTTGTTTTGGAGATCCTGTTCGCTAATGGAGCCTTCATCTAGAAATTCGCTGAGATATTCTACTGGTGCTTTGGCTGCTTCTTCTGCATTTATGACGCGGATTATATAGATGGCAAAGATCAATATACCCACTAGAAGAAACCCCTTTATCATATCAGTGCGAACGTTTTTTGCTGATCGAGATGATGTCATGGCCGCTTGGTCGTCTTCGGATAATTGAAACTTCAATTCCTTCAGAGGATTTTCCTCTAATTGAGGTTCAGTTTTGGCGGGTTTTTCGGATTTATTCCCTAAAAAATTTTCAAGGTTATTCAGGATTTTTTCAGGATCAACGCCGATTTCATTGGCGTAGGCTCGAATAAAAAGACGAATATAGGTGTGGGGCAGTAAATCAAACCGCCCATTCTCAATGGCGTTGAGATAGTTGAGGTTAATCTTGGTCCTGTTATGAATTTCTTCAAGGTCAATGCCTTGCTTCTCACGGATTGATTTTAATTCTGTATAAAACTCAGACATAATGGCGACAAAGTTACATGCAGGTTTAACTTCCGAAAACTCTTTTTATCTAACAATTAATTTTAGTTTGAAGTGTTGGTGATTTTCGAAGAATTTAATTTAGAAAAATGATTATAAAATTTTGAAAGAGGAAACCCCATTACATTATAAAAGCAGCCATCAATTTGATTTACGCAAACAGAGAACCAATCCTGGATACCATAGCTTCCCGCTTTATCAAATGGATTATAAGTATCAATATAATAATAAATAACATCATCAGTTAAAGTGTTAAATGCAACATAAGTTATGGCGTGAAATGTCTCACTAATGGCTGATTTTAAATGTTGAATAGATACTCCGGTATATACTTGGTGGGTATTCCCGGACAGTCGTTTAAGCATCCGGAAACTGTCATTCCGATCCTTTGGTTTACCCAATATTTCTGATTCAAAAACCACCACAGTATCAGCGCCGATAACATAATGATTCGGATGATTAATTGCAACATCAGAAGCTTTCTCACGGGCATAATGTTCCACAAAATCGGGTGGCGATAGGTCGATAGAAAAATCTTCATGGACATTGCTGGGAATCACCTCAAACTTCAGATCGATTTGTTCTAACAGTTGCTTCCTACGGGGTGAACTCGAAGCAAGAATGATGGGATAATTATTCAATGGGTTCATCGAAACACAGCCAGACGCCCAATATGGTTTATCTTTTGTGAGCCGTCACCGGCAGTCATTTTATATAAATATACACCATTGGCTAGCATGCCGCCATATTCATCTCTGCCATCCCAATTAATTCGATGGTAGCCGATTGAATAATATTCGGGGGGGATTGACTTGATACGGCGACCTTCAAGTGTATAAATATCCACTGTTATTTTAGCATCAGAAGTAAGCTCAAAGGTGAATTGCGTTTCATGGGCAAAGGGGTTTGGAAAGTTGAAAACGTGGAGCAAATCTAACTTTTTCGATTTTAATAAAGTTAGGTCAAT from Candidatus Neomarinimicrobiota bacterium carries:
- a CDS encoding UDP-N-acetylmuramoyl-L-alanyl-D-glutamate--2,6-diaminopimelate ligase, yielding MQLSKLVKDIARNDASLPSTSVKNICTHSGDVTDGSLFVAIYGAEVDGHDFISQAIEKGASAVISNGRDMGELSVPNIKVANPRLAASRVAAEYYGHPTKELTVIGITGTNGKTTTASLVHGILKKAGIKGAQLGTLGIIAEGYAPEKTLTTPDPISLQKIFRELLNKGFTHVVMEVSSHALDQLRVADVDFNMGAFTNLSPEHLDYHKSMDEYFHAKAKLFHALPITGTAIINHDDALGLAMAKESQAPVVSISKNGAADIHFSELSSDLNGIRGKIIAGEIVVSISSSLIGDFNVENILCAVSIAVSLGIDPIVIRDGLSQCTAIPGRMEVFQLPNGESVIVDYAHTPDAYEKVLQTISTMKKPNANILVLFGCGGDRDATKRPEMGRISEKYADQLFITPDNPRSENLDDINNEIVSGLSEDKHQLFYDRSIALKEAMASLNQNDTLVVLGKGRENYQEIEGVKHPYSDIEIIEEFIHAN
- a CDS encoding helix-turn-helix domain-containing protein, with protein sequence MSEFYTELKSIREKQGIDLEEIHNRTKINLNYLNAIENGRFDLLPHTYIRLFIRAYANEIGVDPEKILNNLENFLGNKSEKPAKTEPQLEENPLKELKFQLSEDDQAAMTSSRSAKNVRTDMIKGFLLVGILIFAIYIIRVINAEEAAKAPVEYLSEFLDEGSISEQDLQNNFDVLSESVQIMEAKQPYQLKLATAERVWFRSKTDTLNSIEEILPSGDIRIYEFVLTFDILFKHTQGLNLYLNGSVLNSFNSSSNPVRISLSAGDKSVIIQHFLPKS
- the maf gene encoding septum formation protein Maf, coding for MNPLNNYPIILASSSPRRKQLLEQIDLKFEVIPSNVHEDFSIDLSPPDFVEHYAREKASDVAINHPNHYVIGADTVVVFESEILGKPKDRNDSFRMLKRLSGNTHQVYTGVSIQHLKSAISETFHAITYVAFNTLTDDVIYYYIDTYNPFDKAGSYGIQDWFSVCVNQIDGCFYNVMGFPLSKFYNHFSKLNSSKITNTSN
- the mraZ gene encoding division/cell wall cluster transcriptional repressor MraZ, with product MTINKNTFTGEFSYSLDTKGRVNIPAKFRNVLTADNDQSFVITRGMDSCVWVYPAIVWQSIEDELRKLSSLSRINRSFVRSTVRYASSVQYDKQGRIAITPNLIEYAQLGKDALILGMVNKIEIWNPKLLDSADKESQKIDSSEFDELANQIIL
- a CDS encoding T9SS type A sorting domain-containing protein, whose translation is IDLTLLKSKKLDLLHVFNFPNPFAHETQFTFELTSDAKITVDIYTLEGRRIKSIPPEYYSIGYHRINWDGRDEYGGMLANGVYLYKMTAGDGSQKINHIGRLAVFR
- the murF gene encoding UDP-N-acetylmuramoyl-tripeptide--D-alanyl-D-alanine ligase, with the protein product MRIDLPNPENFAKIFEQALGSQLKTEIKGIVTDSREVQPGDLYIAIEGERVDGHVFLKNVFGNGAACALVNKIDENVDGVQIVVKDPVKAIADVSTAWREQFSLPVIGITGSNGKTSTKELLKHILSTQFIVHATEGNFNTSIGLPLTILQLTGEHSASIVEMGANQPGDIKDLCEIARPTHGVITNIAPAHLEGFGTIEKVAETKSALFKSLKDGISFVNAADHHIVDLNVPGELVSFGLTPDCNYPADLHHEEDGTITLTIDAEEIPTHSVNLSFVKNVIACTAIARTLGLEWKDIREKIGSFQPPKGRCEVKNNGEITIIDDTYNANLESTVAAIDYLKAFSGNGNRIFVFGDMFELGASSIEQHRNVGQKCDEAKLYAVFTVGNETEATDAAIESTEIHRHFDNKNDLLDSLKAIINDGDKILVKGSRGMQMETIVEAILEN
- the rsmH gene encoding 16S rRNA (cytosine(1402)-N(4))-methyltransferase RsmH; translation: MIAQVSQEHSLPHIPVMVSEVMEYLNLQPKGIYLDGTVGAGGHATQILNRLSSQGQLIGIDRDAEALQICENLFGASARPISVHQSSYHKFPDILNRLGISKVNGILLDLGLSSMQLDSDSRGFAFESEGQLDMRFNGNSGETAAELISRSSDNELANIIYQFGEERHSRRIARSIKNFSNLSTVADLKEAVRRSTPPQQRRKSLARVFQAIRIAVNGELEKLASFLDIFFDHLAVGGRVVIMSYHSLEDRMVKHAFRSLKQAGELKVLTKKPITPSEDEQAENSRSRSAKLRAAERIV
- a CDS encoding transpeptidase family protein codes for the protein MVIDSESYREQGIRQGKRQEPLLAVRGNIYDTNNTPLTRNIIHYSLAAHPTKIKDKVKFANLISESTGREADYYLKKLDSKAEFVYLDRNLRRKKVETILGQRIPGLVVDRKSRRSYPHTYVASQVIGFTNVDDKGLTGIEKEYDNHLSGTHGWVVKSVNGKGRSQFKTSFPIKPPVDGSNIQLTIDLEYQSILQEELARRVKETDAKGAMGILMDPQTGAILAMASLPDYNPNQPGAAPIENQKNRVITDQFEPGSTYKIVAATAAVATRTVSLYDEFYCEDGQFLVAGKIITDHEKFGLLTFPQIIAHSSNVGTIKIAQKLGRNPLYKFSRNFGFGIATGIRFPGEIQGTLRKTKDWSEISLAEVSIGYEVAVTTIQLASAYSSIANGGFLLKPRLVKQILSQDGKVVYTEKPEVIRKVADPEIMAAIKDMLVQVVQTGTGTKANIQGWSVAGKTGTAHKFMEGSYSQSKYISNFAGFFPAEDPQVVCVVVLDEPRYGYHWGGYGAAPVFRRIAQRIINMDDSIQYHKPKSKPIYVDANQYDKLEMIPINTVAAYPKYQDGYTIVPDVRGMSIRKAKRVLIASNMRANFTGSGHVIWQSPTPGTKKLPGSLCTMGLN